In one window of Vibrio pelagius DNA:
- a CDS encoding ABC transporter permease yields the protein MESVTIKSPESEKKFQFSGTYAELYIGLGLCIVIVTAVLLSGYLFPDGGMSIDLRSRLLPPFTSWDHPLGTDPLGRDVLARIVVGGKVSLMVGVFSVLGAMTLGVVIGLIAGYYRGIWDIILMRCGDIQLALPFILIAIVFTATLGASVENIILFMILSQWVGFARIVRSSVLSLREREFVQSAQAVGVSNFTIMWRHILPNSLNAVLILMVLSIGNNILLESSLTFLGLGSDPSIPSWGGMLADGRSYMQSAWWVCVFPGIAIMLTVLGTNLVGDWLRDKTDPTSA from the coding sequence ATGGAAAGCGTTACGATTAAATCACCAGAGTCAGAAAAGAAGTTCCAGTTTTCGGGGACTTACGCTGAACTTTATATTGGCTTAGGGCTTTGTATTGTTATTGTTACGGCCGTTTTACTGTCCGGCTATTTGTTTCCTGATGGCGGGATGAGTATCGACCTACGTAGTCGTCTACTCCCGCCGTTTACGTCATGGGATCACCCTTTAGGTACTGACCCGCTAGGGCGTGATGTGCTCGCGAGGATTGTTGTCGGCGGGAAAGTGTCTTTGATGGTGGGTGTTTTCTCTGTATTGGGTGCTATGACACTGGGTGTGGTTATTGGTCTCATCGCGGGTTATTACCGAGGCATTTGGGATATTATCCTAATGCGTTGTGGTGACATTCAGTTGGCTCTGCCTTTCATCCTTATTGCTATTGTGTTCACCGCAACATTGGGTGCCAGTGTTGAAAATATCATCCTTTTTATGATTCTTTCTCAATGGGTTGGCTTTGCTCGCATTGTCAGAAGTTCAGTGTTGTCATTGCGTGAGCGCGAGTTTGTACAATCGGCGCAGGCTGTGGGAGTGTCGAACTTTACCATTATGTGGCGACATATTTTGCCTAATAGTTTAAATGCTGTGCTGATCTTGATGGTGTTGAGCATTGGTAACAATATCTTGCTAGAGAGTAGTTTAACCTTCTTGGGTCTGGGGTCTGATCCAAGTATCCCAAGTTGGGGTGGTATGCTTGCTGACGGTCGTAGCTATATGCAATCGGCGTGGTGGGTATGTGTGTTCCCGGGTATCGCAATTATGTTAACGGTATTGGGGACGAATTTAGTGGGTGATTGGTTACGAGATAAGACGGATCCAACGTCTGCGTAG